A single Gemmatimonadota bacterium DNA region contains:
- a CDS encoding sugar phosphate isomerase/epimerase — MYKNLNPGMIGIHASLDEALDMALQYGFDGVDVNLPDLAELARETSAGEVRDLFGRAGCRPGNWGLPIEWHGAGKKWTEELTRLRRYAALARDIGALRTTAVVMPWSDEQTFDENYAFHVERLKPVAEILGEHDCRFGLEFIGPETLRRGRKHAFIHTMDGMLSLCRDLGPNVGLLLDLWHWYTSRGTWDDLARLCNGDVVNVHVNDAPAGIPVDEHIDNVRCLPGETGVLDIARFLKALDAMGYDGPVTAEPFSARVNALAPRDALRETSEAMHRAWASAGIA, encoded by the coding sequence ATGTACAAGAACCTCAACCCGGGCATGATCGGCATCCACGCTTCCCTGGACGAAGCGCTGGATATGGCCCTGCAGTACGGGTTCGACGGCGTCGATGTCAACCTGCCTGATCTGGCCGAACTGGCCCGGGAGACTTCTGCCGGGGAGGTCCGCGATCTTTTCGGGAGGGCCGGCTGCCGTCCCGGCAACTGGGGCCTGCCGATCGAATGGCACGGGGCCGGGAAAAAGTGGACGGAAGAACTGACCCGGCTTCGCCGGTATGCCGCCCTGGCACGGGACATCGGCGCATTGCGGACGACTGCCGTGGTCATGCCCTGGTCCGATGAACAGACCTTCGACGAAAACTACGCCTTTCACGTAGAAAGGCTGAAGCCCGTGGCGGAGATCCTCGGGGAGCACGACTGCCGGTTCGGCCTGGAGTTCATCGGCCCGGAAACGCTTCGCCGGGGCAGGAAGCACGCGTTCATCCATACCATGGACGGCATGCTGTCGTTATGCCGCGACCTGGGTCCGAACGTGGGTCTGCTACTGGACCTGTGGCACTGGTACACGTCCCGCGGCACCTGGGATGACCTCGCGCGGCTGTGCAACGGCGACGTGGTCAACGTGCACGTCAACGACGCGCCGGCCGGGATCCCGGTGGACGAGCATATCGACAACGTACGGTGCCTGCCCGGCGAAACCGGCGTCCTCGACATAGCCCGGTTCCTCAAAGCACTGGACGCCATGGGTTACGATGGACCGGTCACCGCCGAACCTTTCAGCGCGCGGGTGAACGCCCTGGCCCCGCGGGACGCCCTGCGGGAGACGTCCGAAGCGATGCATCGAGCATGGGCGTCGGCTGGTATTGCGTAG
- a CDS encoding amidohydrolase family protein — MSSLNFSPRVPVIDANVCVGNHHTGPSPCQSPAQLLDEMDFHRVGRAVIYHAQGEQISPTDGNRYLEDWLDEDGRLIPQWSVAPVETSMQQLEDLHGQGRVRSVRLHDCQSAGLPFLPWGYDELLTFISDAGIPIWIPLMDVEVDHLVTTLKAYPDLHAVLVGAHYTHALVVRGLLEASSLAVMELSRYEPIGEVEALVERFGAERFVYGSWYPRYAMGPILFYLHHTRMGEDELARICAGNVERLLGVTEGS; from the coding sequence TTGTCCTCACTGAACTTCTCGCCCCGCGTACCCGTCATCGACGCGAATGTGTGCGTGGGCAATCACCATACCGGACCGTCGCCCTGCCAGAGCCCGGCGCAACTGCTCGACGAAATGGATTTCCACCGGGTCGGGCGGGCCGTGATCTACCATGCCCAGGGTGAACAGATCAGCCCGACGGACGGCAATCGGTACCTGGAGGACTGGCTCGACGAGGACGGACGTCTTATCCCCCAGTGGTCGGTTGCGCCGGTGGAAACCTCCATGCAGCAGCTAGAGGATCTCCACGGCCAGGGCCGCGTGCGTTCCGTCCGGCTTCACGACTGCCAGTCCGCCGGACTTCCTTTTCTTCCATGGGGTTACGACGAACTCCTGACTTTTATTTCAGATGCCGGGATCCCGATCTGGATCCCGTTGATGGACGTCGAGGTGGACCACCTGGTCACGACGCTCAAGGCCTATCCGGACCTGCACGCCGTACTCGTCGGCGCGCATTATACCCACGCGCTGGTCGTTCGCGGGCTGCTGGAAGCGAGTTCCCTTGCCGTAATGGAACTCAGCCGGTACGAACCCATCGGCGAGGTGGAGGCTCTCGTGGAACGGTTCGGCGCGGAACGGTTCGTCTACGGCTCGTGGTATCCCCGGTACGCCATGGGGCCGATCCTGTTCTACCTGCACCACACGCGCATGGGCGAGGATGAACTCGCTCGGATCTGCGCGGGGAACGTCGAGCGACTGCTCGGAGTCACGGAGGGGTCATGA
- a CDS encoding Gfo/Idh/MocA family oxidoreductase, translating into METIRVGVVGAGTNTVTMHIPKLQAIKGVKIVSVCNRSRASSERVAKQFGIPTIYETWTELIEAEDTDAIVVGTWPYLHCATSLSALANGKHILCEARMAMNYEEAQLMYDAAQNNPDLVAQIVPSPMTLWADKTIQRLIADGYVGEILSVELRSSGSDFIDSEGPLHWRHNTDYSGMNVMTMGIWYEAMRRWVGDPLSVFAQGKTFTKMRRDAESGVMRAVRVPEHVDIVMDMICGASAYIKISVVQGLANESEATIYGSEGTIRMGEGKLYGARRGDDALSEIEIRPEDHGEWRVEEEFINAIRGLEKVSHTPFDVGIKYMEFTEAVTRSMSEGKAIALPL; encoded by the coding sequence ATGGAAACCATCCGGGTAGGCGTGGTTGGCGCCGGCACCAATACCGTGACCATGCATATACCGAAGCTGCAGGCGATTAAAGGAGTGAAGATCGTCAGCGTGTGCAACCGCAGCCGCGCTTCGTCGGAGCGGGTGGCGAAGCAGTTCGGCATCCCGACGATCTACGAAACGTGGACCGAGTTGATCGAGGCCGAAGATACGGACGCTATCGTCGTCGGGACCTGGCCCTATCTGCACTGCGCCACGAGCCTGTCGGCCCTGGCGAACGGCAAGCACATCCTGTGCGAGGCGCGCATGGCCATGAATTACGAAGAGGCCCAGCTCATGTACGACGCCGCGCAGAATAACCCGGACCTCGTCGCCCAGATCGTGCCTTCCCCCATGACGCTGTGGGCGGACAAGACCATTCAGCGCCTGATCGCGGATGGGTACGTGGGCGAAATCCTCAGCGTGGAACTCCGCTCCTCCGGCAGCGATTTCATCGACAGCGAAGGTCCGCTGCACTGGCGGCACAACACGGACTACAGCGGGATGAACGTCATGACCATGGGGATCTGGTACGAGGCCATGCGGCGCTGGGTCGGGGATCCGCTTTCGGTTTTCGCCCAGGGCAAGACCTTCACGAAGATGCGCCGTGACGCCGAAAGCGGCGTCATGCGCGCCGTCAGGGTGCCGGAGCACGTCGACATCGTGATGGACATGATCTGCGGCGCGTCTGCCTACATCAAGATATCAGTCGTCCAGGGCCTGGCCAACGAAAGCGAAGCCACCATCTACGGCAGCGAAGGCACGATCCGTATGGGCGAAGGCAAGCTTTACGGTGCTCGGCGGGGGGACGACGCCCTGAGCGAGATCGAGATCCGGCCCGAAGACCATGGGGAATGGCGGGTCGAAGAGGAGTTTATCAACGCCATTCGCGGACTGGAGAAGGTGTCCCACACGCCCTTCGACGTCGGGATCAAGTACATGGAATTCACCGAAGCCGTGACCCGGAGCATGTCGGAAGGCAAGGCCATCGCCCTGCCGTTGTAA
- a CDS encoding AAA family ATPase produces the protein MHLIVAIVGMTGSGKSTAAECLVDRGWRHIRFGQVTIDRLRAEGREVNPENEKEMREGLRRVHGMGAFALLSLPAIEDGLKHGHVVIDGLYSWSEHKILKETFGDRIHVVAVVSSPKTRYRRLECRTHDARTDPQFRMRPLTADEARKRDHAEIENIEKGGPIAMADFTVVNESVPQDLVDAVLAYVDRVTST, from the coding sequence ATGCACCTAATCGTCGCCATCGTAGGCATGACCGGGTCTGGGAAATCGACGGCCGCCGAATGTCTGGTCGACCGGGGCTGGCGCCATATCCGATTCGGCCAGGTGACCATCGACCGGCTCAGGGCGGAAGGACGGGAAGTGAACCCTGAGAACGAGAAGGAGATGCGCGAAGGGCTGCGGCGCGTCCACGGGATGGGCGCCTTCGCACTGCTATCGCTGCCCGCCATCGAGGACGGACTGAAACACGGCCACGTGGTGATCGACGGGCTGTATTCGTGGTCGGAACACAAGATCCTCAAAGAGACCTTCGGCGACCGCATCCACGTGGTGGCCGTGGTCTCTTCGCCGAAGACCCGTTACCGCCGGCTGGAGTGCCGGACGCACGACGCGCGGACGGACCCTCAGTTCCGGATGCGTCCCCTCACGGCGGATGAGGCGCGTAAGCGGGACCACGCGGAGATCGAGAACATCGAGAAGGGCGGGCCCATCGCTATGGCGGACTTCACCGTCGTCAACGAATCGGTCCCGCAGGACCTGGTCGACGCCGTCCTGGCCTACGTGGACCGCGTCACTTCTACGTAA
- a CDS encoding Gfo/Idh/MocA family oxidoreductase yields the protein MSTDPVGFGVIGLGMGAVRARFISETEGARLVAVAELDEERGRKAEAEYGIDWYRDYRRLLDRDDIDVITVMTPSGTHADFAIAAANAGKHVITTKPVEVSLERADRMIAACREAGVILAVDFEARYMADNVRVKQAVDEGRLGRMILGEVRLKWFRNDAYYEGWHGTWALDGGGSLINQSVHQIDLLGWYMGEVENVQGQIGVFNHDIESEDLGMAMLRFKSGAVGTILGTTTCPVTIPAGVELHGTQGLVITAGNKVAAWHVPDESADDPFPYEGPRNVIEDMVSLIRHGGTPRITGEEAKKSLALILAIYESSRTGQAVSL from the coding sequence TTGAGCACCGATCCCGTCGGTTTCGGCGTGATAGGGCTTGGCATGGGCGCGGTGCGCGCCCGTTTCATAAGCGAGACGGAGGGCGCGAGGCTCGTGGCGGTGGCCGAACTCGACGAGGAGCGGGGCCGGAAGGCCGAGGCAGAGTACGGCATCGACTGGTACCGGGACTACCGCCGCCTGCTCGACCGCGACGATATCGACGTCATCACGGTGATGACGCCCAGCGGTACCCATGCGGACTTCGCCATCGCGGCCGCGAATGCGGGCAAGCACGTCATCACCACCAAGCCCGTGGAGGTCAGCCTGGAAAGGGCGGACCGGATGATCGCGGCCTGCCGCGAGGCCGGCGTGATCCTGGCCGTCGATTTCGAAGCGCGGTACATGGCCGACAACGTGCGCGTCAAGCAGGCCGTGGACGAAGGTCGCCTCGGGCGAATGATCCTGGGCGAAGTGCGGCTGAAGTGGTTCAGGAACGATGCTTACTACGAGGGCTGGCACGGCACGTGGGCGTTGGACGGCGGCGGCTCGCTGATCAACCAGTCCGTGCACCAGATCGATTTGCTGGGCTGGTACATGGGCGAGGTCGAAAACGTCCAGGGACAGATCGGGGTGTTCAACCACGACATCGAATCCGAGGACCTAGGCATGGCCATGCTCCGGTTCAAGAGCGGCGCCGTCGGAACCATCCTGGGTACGACGACCTGTCCCGTCACCATCCCCGCCGGGGTGGAACTGCACGGCACGCAGGGGCTGGTCATAACGGCCGGAAACAAGGTCGCTGCCTGGCATGTCCCGGATGAATCGGCCGACGATCCCTTTCCCTACGAGGGTCCGCGCAACGTGATCGAGGACATGGTCAGCCTGATCCGGCACGGCGGCACGCCCCGCATCACGGGCGAGGAAGCCAAGAAGTCCCTCGCGCTCATCCTCGCCATCTACGAATCTTCCCGAACGGGACAGGCCGTGTCCCTTTAA
- the tyrS gene encoding tyrosine--tRNA ligase, which produces MSSAFEVLKERGFVSQVTNEEAVSRAFKNETVTCYIGFDPTGQSLHVGNLVQIMMLAHVQRGGHRPIALVGGGTAMIPDPSGKDALRPQLSAEDIDQNILRIKKQLSSYLDFDGGHEGQAGHEDQAGHEGQAGRASMVNNADWLRTLNYISFLREIGEHFSVNRMLTAEAYRLRMETGLTFLEFNYQILQAYDFLMLFREYGCTMQFGGDDQWGNIVAGVDLIRRKERAAAQAITTPLLTLSDGKKMGKTAEGAVWLDPEMTSPYDFYQFWINVDDRDVEGLLGHFTFLPMEQVRELGALEGEKIRHAKSVLAFEATKITHGEEAATQAERGARSVFGGAQAGAEDVPTVKIGRDRLEAGINVVDLFVEAELGRSKSEVRRLIQQGGASVNGERVAAIDRMLGTGDLDDEGVLLLRAGKKRFQRVKTG; this is translated from the coding sequence ATGTCCAGTGCATTCGAAGTATTGAAGGAACGAGGGTTCGTCTCCCAGGTCACGAACGAAGAGGCCGTGTCCCGGGCCTTCAAAAACGAGACCGTCACCTGCTATATCGGGTTCGATCCGACGGGGCAGAGCCTGCACGTCGGCAATCTCGTCCAGATCATGATGCTGGCCCACGTGCAGCGCGGCGGTCACCGGCCCATCGCCCTGGTGGGCGGCGGCACGGCGATGATCCCCGATCCGAGCGGCAAGGACGCCCTGCGTCCCCAGCTTTCGGCGGAGGACATCGATCAGAACATCCTTCGGATCAAGAAGCAGCTGAGCAGCTACCTCGATTTCGACGGCGGCCACGAGGGCCAGGCGGGCCACGAGGACCAGGCGGGTCACGAGGGCCAGGCGGGCCGGGCGTCGATGGTGAACAACGCGGACTGGCTGCGCACGCTGAACTACATCTCCTTCCTGCGGGAGATCGGAGAACATTTCAGCGTAAACCGGATGCTGACGGCCGAGGCCTACAGGCTGCGCATGGAGACGGGCCTCACCTTCCTGGAATTCAACTACCAGATCCTCCAGGCCTACGACTTCCTCATGCTCTTCCGGGAGTACGGCTGCACGATGCAGTTCGGGGGAGACGACCAGTGGGGGAACATCGTGGCCGGCGTGGACCTGATCCGTCGCAAGGAACGGGCGGCCGCGCAGGCGATTACCACGCCCCTGCTGACCCTGTCGGACGGCAAGAAGATGGGCAAGACGGCCGAGGGCGCCGTCTGGCTCGATCCCGAGATGACCTCGCCCTACGACTTCTACCAGTTCTGGATCAACGTGGACGACCGGGACGTGGAAGGCCTCCTGGGCCATTTTACCTTCCTGCCCATGGAGCAGGTGCGGGAACTCGGCGCCCTCGAGGGCGAGAAGATCCGCCACGCCAAGTCGGTCCTGGCCTTCGAGGCGACGAAGATTACCCACGGAGAGGAAGCGGCGACCCAGGCGGAGCGCGGCGCACGAAGCGTATTCGGCGGCGCGCAGGCGGGGGCGGAGGACGTGCCCACCGTGAAGATCGGCCGGGACCGCCTGGAGGCCGGCATCAACGTGGTCGACCTGTTCGTGGAAGCCGAACTGGGCAGGAGCAAAAGCGAGGTGCGCAGGCTGATCCAGCAGGGCGGCGCGTCCGTCAACGGCGAGCGCGTGGCCGCCATCGACCGGATGCTCGGCACGGGGGATCTCGACGACGAAGGCGTCCTGCTCCTGAGGGCGGGCAAGAAGCGGTTCCAGCGCGTCAAGACCGGGTAA
- a CDS encoding amino acid permease codes for MAESSPDRVGSRFQLETELARDLGLVAATTIIVGGIIGSGIFGAPAGIAAVLGSPDLFLLVWVIGGLLCFSGALCFAELGAMMPRTGGIIVYLRESYPPHVSFLYGWTETAVICPGALAAVAMICTSYLGYFVPDISLENVLLQAGPVMVSTQHLAIFAVLALLGAVNYAGVRFGGIISNVSTFAKVAALLGLVFLALIVGGSAEHFSTPSATGREMSLFGALGTAMVGILFSYNGWYNTNNVAGEVKDPRRVLPLAIIIGLSLCMLVYLAVNWAYLYVMNIDEIAGSNQIAAEVAERLIGPVGGSLTSLAVIVATFGTLNANIMYMPRIAYGMARERLFFNWFTRVHPRFRTPSRTITTLTILGMAWSLVGNFMEIVLAVMYVLFVFYVLTVIAVFILRRKYPDEPRPFKVWGYPITPLFFIVVSLGYIVSTVVFSFGDALPGIIVLLLGVPVYLLWFRRQAAGA; via the coding sequence ATGGCTGAATCATCACCCGATCGCGTCGGAAGTCGATTTCAACTCGAGACCGAGCTGGCCCGGGATCTCGGCCTGGTCGCGGCCACGACGATCATCGTCGGCGGCATCATCGGATCCGGCATATTCGGCGCGCCCGCGGGTATCGCGGCCGTTCTGGGCTCCCCCGATCTGTTCCTGCTGGTCTGGGTCATCGGCGGCCTGCTCTGCTTCTCGGGTGCGCTGTGCTTCGCCGAACTGGGCGCCATGATGCCCCGTACGGGCGGCATCATCGTGTACTTGCGAGAGTCCTATCCCCCCCACGTGTCCTTTCTATACGGGTGGACGGAGACCGCCGTGATCTGTCCCGGCGCGCTGGCCGCCGTCGCCATGATCTGCACCTCTTACCTCGGTTACTTCGTACCTGATATCTCCCTGGAAAACGTGCTGCTGCAGGCTGGACCGGTGATGGTCTCGACCCAGCACCTGGCGATTTTCGCCGTCCTGGCCCTGCTCGGAGCCGTCAACTATGCGGGCGTTCGATTCGGGGGCATCATATCCAATGTGTCGACCTTCGCCAAGGTCGCGGCCCTGCTGGGCCTTGTATTCCTCGCCCTGATCGTCGGTGGGTCCGCGGAGCATTTCTCCACCCCGTCGGCCACGGGCAGGGAGATGAGCCTGTTCGGTGCGCTGGGTACGGCCATGGTCGGCATCCTGTTCTCGTACAACGGCTGGTACAACACGAACAACGTGGCGGGTGAGGTGAAGGACCCGCGCCGCGTGCTGCCACTGGCCATCATCATCGGGCTGAGCCTCTGCATGCTGGTCTATCTGGCCGTCAACTGGGCATACCTTTACGTCATGAACATCGACGAAATCGCCGGGTCGAACCAGATCGCCGCCGAGGTGGCGGAAAGGCTGATCGGGCCGGTAGGCGGCTCACTCACCTCCCTGGCGGTTATCGTCGCCACCTTCGGCACCTTGAACGCCAACATCATGTACATGCCGCGCATCGCCTACGGCATGGCCCGCGAGCGCCTCTTCTTCAACTGGTTCACCCGGGTGCATCCCAGGTTTCGGACCCCGTCGCGAACGATCACCACCCTGACCATCCTGGGCATGGCGTGGAGCCTCGTCGGCAACTTCATGGAAATCGTCCTGGCCGTGATGTACGTGCTGTTCGTGTTCTACGTGTTGACCGTGATCGCCGTGTTCATCCTACGCCGGAAGTATCCTGACGAACCCCGGCCGTTCAAGGTGTGGGGCTACCCTATCACACCGCTCTTCTTTATCGTGGTATCTCTCGGATACATCGTATCGACCGTCGTTTTCAGCTTCGGCGACGCCCTGCCGGGCATTATCGTCCTGCTCCTCGGCGTGCCGGTGTACCTGCTGTGGTTCCGCAGGCAGGCGGCCGGTGCGTAG
- a CDS encoding histidinol-phosphatase: MASFPERVSVHGGHSGEFCDHAEDSLEEIVRAYIDHGYTWVGITEHMPPERDALSYPDELAAGLNAVDQQARFARYMAVCRRLRDKYALQIRVLVAFETEAYSGYESWVPVVREAHEPDYIVGSVHQINDELFDGSPEWYRGAAETVGGVDELYCAYFDRQYEMITKLRPEVIGHFDLVRIFDPDYRTRLVKSFVWDRVVRNLEAIRDLGSILDYNLAALKKGQAEPYVSRPVLEQALKMGIAVVPGDDSHGVGNVDRHWDEGIRFLREAGCDLNWKCPA, translated from the coding sequence ATGGCCTCATTCCCCGAACGCGTTTCCGTCCACGGCGGCCACAGCGGTGAGTTCTGCGATCACGCGGAGGACTCGCTGGAGGAGATCGTACGGGCCTACATCGACCATGGATACACCTGGGTGGGCATCACCGAGCACATGCCGCCGGAGCGGGACGCATTGAGCTACCCCGACGAACTGGCTGCCGGGTTGAACGCCGTCGATCAGCAGGCGAGATTCGCCAGGTACATGGCGGTCTGCCGCCGACTCCGGGACAAGTACGCGTTGCAGATCAGGGTCCTGGTAGCCTTCGAAACGGAGGCGTACAGCGGGTATGAAAGCTGGGTACCCGTGGTAAGGGAGGCGCACGAACCCGACTATATCGTGGGTTCCGTGCACCAGATCAACGACGAGTTGTTCGATGGATCGCCAGAATGGTACCGTGGCGCGGCGGAAACGGTCGGGGGCGTGGACGAGTTGTACTGCGCGTACTTTGACCGGCAGTACGAGATGATCACGAAGCTGCGTCCCGAGGTGATCGGCCACTTCGACCTGGTCAGGATCTTCGACCCCGATTACAGGACGCGCCTCGTCAAGTCCTTCGTGTGGGACCGGGTAGTGCGCAACCTGGAGGCAATCCGGGATCTCGGTTCGATCCTGGACTACAACCTGGCCGCGCTCAAAAAAGGCCAGGCCGAGCCCTATGTCTCCCGGCCGGTACTCGAGCAAGCGCTGAAAATGGGAATTGCCGTGGTACCCGGGGACGATTCCCACGGCGTAGGCAACGTCGACCGCCACTGGGACGAGGGCATCCGCTTCTTGCGGGAAGCGGGGTGCGACCTGAACTGGAAATGCCCTGCCTAG
- a CDS encoding thiamine pyrophosphate-binding protein, producing MPVMNGGEALVRSLHANGVEVVFGLPGAGQYEAIDAIYRQEGMRYVTTRNEQAISYIADGYARVSGKPGVGIAVEGPGFFNTTAGLATAYAQSSPVLLVTGDHHGVSIPGQAPHDSRGDYGAYSKWAGRADSPGDVPGLVREAFRQLSTPRKRPVVLEIGPHVFRAEEEVRLVEAASYSPAAGDAGQLAHAARLLADSKRPLVWVGAGASEGAPLIREIADHLGSPVVSSRSGKGILPARHPLSLGMFEARFKPLKDRVDECDVILAVGTATDLSARLDGQTVIRIDDDPDEIDQDGNHTHGILGDAALSLEVLYENLAGLSAPRQNVTEDIQAINAHRFGPAEQLQPQGAFMDAMRAAIPDDGIFVGGMNQMGYYGRNYYQSQSPRGYQTSSHHGTLGSVFPVGIGLKIGRPDRAVVVVSGDGGILYNLQELATAVQYGINIVAVVFNDNAYGNVLRAQMEEFDGRVIGTELHNPDFVKLAEAYGARGVLAEDASQLEAAVAEAVTADAPTLIEVPVGPWERRY from the coding sequence ATGCCCGTCATGAACGGCGGCGAGGCCCTCGTCCGGTCCCTGCACGCCAACGGCGTCGAGGTCGTCTTCGGACTGCCCGGCGCCGGCCAGTACGAAGCCATCGACGCGATCTACCGGCAGGAGGGCATGCGGTACGTCACCACGCGGAACGAACAGGCGATCAGCTACATAGCGGACGGTTACGCCCGCGTGAGCGGCAAGCCGGGCGTGGGCATCGCGGTCGAAGGGCCCGGGTTCTTCAACACCACGGCCGGACTGGCCACCGCTTACGCCCAGTCCTCGCCCGTGCTGCTGGTTACCGGCGATCACCACGGCGTGTCCATACCCGGCCAGGCCCCGCACGACAGCCGGGGCGACTACGGCGCCTACTCGAAGTGGGCGGGCCGTGCGGATTCGCCCGGAGACGTCCCCGGCCTGGTCCGGGAGGCCTTCCGCCAACTCAGCACCCCGCGGAAACGGCCCGTCGTCCTGGAGATCGGCCCTCACGTATTCAGGGCCGAGGAGGAGGTCCGCCTAGTGGAAGCGGCGTCGTACTCGCCCGCGGCGGGCGACGCCGGCCAGCTGGCGCACGCGGCCCGGCTGCTGGCGGATTCGAAACGGCCCCTGGTCTGGGTCGGCGCCGGGGCGTCGGAAGGCGCGCCGCTGATTAGGGAGATTGCCGATCACCTGGGCAGCCCGGTCGTCAGCAGCCGCAGCGGGAAGGGCATCCTTCCGGCACGGCATCCGCTTTCGCTGGGGATGTTCGAGGCGCGGTTCAAGCCGCTGAAGGACCGGGTGGACGAATGCGACGTGATCCTGGCCGTGGGCACGGCGACCGACCTGAGCGCGCGACTGGATGGGCAGACGGTGATCCGGATCGACGACGACCCCGACGAGATCGACCAGGACGGAAACCATACTCACGGCATCCTGGGCGACGCCGCGCTGAGCCTGGAGGTCCTGTACGAAAACCTGGCCGGCCTGTCCGCGCCGAGGCAAAACGTCACCGAGGACATCCAGGCGATCAACGCCCACCGTTTCGGTCCGGCGGAACAACTCCAGCCCCAGGGCGCCTTCATGGACGCCATGCGTGCAGCCATACCGGACGACGGGATCTTCGTGGGCGGGATGAACCAGATGGGATACTACGGACGGAACTACTACCAATCTCAGTCCCCGAGGGGATACCAGACTTCCTCGCACCACGGCACGCTGGGCAGCGTGTTCCCCGTCGGCATCGGCCTCAAGATCGGACGCCCCGACCGCGCGGTCGTCGTGGTCTCCGGCGACGGCGGCATCCTCTACAACCTCCAGGAACTCGCCACGGCCGTGCAGTACGGCATTAACATCGTGGCTGTCGTCTTCAACGACAACGCCTACGGCAACGTGTTGCGGGCCCAGATGGAGGAATTCGATGGCCGCGTCATCGGCACCGAACTCCACAATCCGGATTTTGTGAAACTGGCGGAAGCCTATGGCGCAAGGGGGGTGTTGGCCGAGGATGCGTCACAGCTGGAAGCGGCAGTAGCCGAAGCCGTTACAGCGGACGCACCGACCCTGATCGAGGTGCCGGTCGGGCCCTGGGAGCGAAGGTACTAG
- a CDS encoding amidohydrolase family protein — protein MIDGTRVIDYHGHVGRWERYGMVDDPKLLLGAMDAAGIDIACLFHIFHPDGTTGNDLTAKFVAKNPDRFVGFAYVSPTMPERMVPELERAIDKLGFPAIKLYPPYTPWPFNEEPWHPIYEFAQDRGLAIIFHTDHFINSRPRYFEDLAPAYPRVNFVSAHCGNVPEARAEAIAAARKYPNVYLETCSTYRTPGVIEELVEKGGADRVLYGSDMPLMDPRPQIGKIITARISNEAKRMALGENAARLLGI, from the coding sequence ATGATAGACGGCACGAGGGTGATCGACTACCACGGACACGTTGGCCGGTGGGAACGGTACGGCATGGTGGACGATCCGAAGCTCCTCCTGGGGGCCATGGATGCCGCCGGCATCGATATCGCGTGCCTGTTCCACATATTTCATCCCGACGGGACCACGGGCAATGATCTGACGGCGAAATTCGTCGCCAAGAACCCGGACCGCTTCGTGGGTTTCGCCTATGTCTCGCCGACCATGCCCGAACGGATGGTACCCGAACTGGAGAGGGCGATCGACAAGCTGGGGTTTCCGGCCATCAAGCTCTACCCGCCCTATACGCCCTGGCCCTTCAACGAGGAACCCTGGCATCCGATCTACGAATTCGCCCAGGACCGGGGGCTGGCCATTATCTTCCACACGGACCACTTCATCAACAGCCGGCCCCGTTACTTTGAAGACCTCGCGCCGGCCTACCCCCGGGTGAACTTCGTCTCCGCCCACTGCGGCAACGTGCCCGAAGCCCGCGCGGAGGCCATCGCCGCCGCGCGGAAGTACCCGAACGTCTACCTGGAAACCTGCTCGACGTACCGTACGCCCGGCGTGATCGAAGAACTGGTGGAAAAGGGCGGGGCCGACCGCGTGCTTTACGGATCGGACATGCCCCTGATGGACCCCAGGCCGCAGATCGGCAAGATCATCACGGCCCGGATATCCAACGAGGCGAAACGCATGGCACTGGGCGAAAACGCGGCCCGGCTGCTGGGCATTTAA